CACAGGTTCCGTCGCCGTCACTGCGGAGCATCAGACCCTCCTAATGGACTGGACTAGTGCATCGCTGCAGAGGCTTTTGCTTCTCCAGGGCTTGGCCGGCACATGAGGAAGGGCAATGGCGTCAGCAGAAGCACTACTGCGCCCATGAGCCAGAATGCGTTTACGAAGGCAAGCGCATTGGATTGCAGGTCGACTTGCGCGGAGAGCTGGGCAAGGGCTTTATGCGATGCCTCGGCCGTACCCGCGCCAGCTGCTCGGAAGCTTGCCGCTATGGCGTTGAGTTGAGATTCGAAGAAGGGGTTAGCGTGGTTGGTATGAGCGGTTAAGCCCGTGCGGTGAATCTGTCCTTGTTGGGTGATGAAGTTACCGAGCAGCGAGACGCCGATGCCGCCGCCAAGGTTACGCATGAAGTTGCTGATGCCGGAGACTTGGTTGAACTTCTCCTGCGGAATTCCTACATAGTTCAAGGTACTGATGGGGATGAAGATTAGCGGGATGCCGATGACCTGGATGACACGGTCAGCGATCATCGTGTTGAAGCTGACACCGAGATAAATGTTAGTGACGTGAAAGAGACCAAAAGAAGTGATGGCAAAACCGATGGCGATGATGGCGCGGGGGTCAAACTTCATGGCCAGGATGCCAGCAACGGGCATCATGACTGCGAGCGCGATTCCTCCCGGCGAGAGCGCCATGCCGGCCTGCTGCGCCGTATAGCCAAGATCATTCTGCAAGAACTGCGGCAGCAGGATGGTACTGCCGTTGAGCACGATGCCGAGAATGAAGCTGAACGCAGCCGCGGCGGCAAAGTTGCGTCGGTTCAGCAACCGCAGATCCATAATCGGATTCTCATGCGTGATCTCGCGAACAACCAATGCGACGAGTGCGACACCAGCGATCATGGCGCTGACAAAAATTACTCGCGAAGAGAACCAGTCGTTTTCCTGGCCTTTATCGAGCACGTACTGTAAAAAGCCTACGCCGATCACAATTAGGCTGATGCCCATGTAATCCACACGGAGCTTGGATTTCTTGAGGTTCCTGAGATATTCCGGATCTCTTACAACGCGTTGGGTGAGCACGAGCGAAAGGATGCCGATGGGCACATTGATGAGAAAAATCCAGTGCCAGCTATAGTTGTCGGTGATCCAGCCGCCCAGAGTAGGTCCAATAGCTGGCGCGACGACGACCGCCATTCCATACAGGGCGAATGCCATGCCGCGCTGTTTGGCGGAGAAGGTGTCGGCAAGGATGGCTTGCTCACTGGGTTGGAGCCCGCCTCCTCCTGCGCCCTGCAGCACGCGGAAGAGGATGAGCATCGGGAGAGTGGGCGCCAGCGCACAGAGAAAGGAACTGATGGTGAACATGGCGACACACATCATGTAGAAGCGCTTCCGGCCGATGATATTGGAAAGCCAGCCGCTCATGGGCAAGACGATCGCGCTGGAAACCAAATAACTGGTGATGACCCAGGTGCTCTCATCAGAACTTGCGCCAAGTGTGCCGGCGATATGAGGCAGCGCAACATTGGCGATGGAAGAGTCGAGTACCTCCATAAAGGTAGCCAGCGTTACGGTGACGGCCACGATCCAGGGATTGATGAGGGGCTTTGTCTCCGGCAGGCGCGTTGGATTCGAGATTTCGTTTTCCTGGGCCATGAATTAATCCAGAGATACCTTGGGTTCCACAGACATCCCGGGACGAAGCTTGTCCAGGTCCTTCTGGCCGCTGTTGAAGCGGATGCGAACAGGAAGGCGTTGGATCACCTTGACGTAGTTGCCTGTGGCGTTCTCCGGCGGCAACACGCTGGTGCGGGATCCGGTGACGGCGGGCATGCTTTCGACGATGCCGTCAAAGTCCGCAATAAGAGCGTCCACGTGAATGCGTACGTGCTGGTTTGGGTGAATGCGAGCCAGCTGCGTTTCCTTGAAGTTGGCGGTGACCCAAAGGTCATTGGTTTGAACAATCATGAACAACTGCTGGCCCTTGGAGATGCGCGCGCCTACTTCGGCGCTGCGCTGGGTGATGACTCCGGAGACTGGCGCGATTAGCCGGCCGTAAGAAAGATTTAACCGGCTCTGTTCCAGGACAGCCTGAGCAGACTCGGCGTTGGCCTGCTGACTCTTAATGTTCGCCTCGCGAATGGCAACCTGCAAAGGAGCACTGTTCTCGGTCTGCTTCAGCTTGCTGCGCTGCTCGGTGAGCTGAGCCATGCGTTGTTCTACGGTCTTTTGCGCGGACGCTACGGCAGCCTGGTTCGAGACGACGGTTTGGGCTTGAGCGGTAGCGGTTGCCTTGTATTGGTCGTAATCTGCCCGCGAAACCTCTTGCTTGTCATACAGAGTCTGATGGCGCGTAAAGTCGGCCTGGTTGCGGTCGTTTACTGCCTGGGATTCCTTGAGTTTTGCCTCGGCACTGTCCAAGTCATGCTGCGCTGCGGCGAAAGTCGCTTCAGCACCGACCACCTCGGCCTGTTGCGATGTAAGATCGCCGGTGTTGCCGATACGTGTGATTTGAAGATTCGGATGAGCCGCGCCCAACTGTGCCATGGCTTGGTCATACTGCGCCTGAGCCTGATGAAGTGATATCTGATCGTCGCTGGGATCGAGCTCAACCAACAACTCTCCGGCTTGGACAGTTTGG
This Tunturibacter gelidoferens DNA region includes the following protein-coding sequences:
- a CDS encoding DHA2 family efflux MFS transporter permease subunit, with the translated sequence MAQENEISNPTRLPETKPLINPWIVAVTVTLATFMEVLDSSIANVALPHIAGTLGASSDESTWVITSYLVSSAIVLPMSGWLSNIIGRKRFYMMCVAMFTISSFLCALAPTLPMLILFRVLQGAGGGGLQPSEQAILADTFSAKQRGMAFALYGMAVVVAPAIGPTLGGWITDNYSWHWIFLINVPIGILSLVLTQRVVRDPEYLRNLKKSKLRVDYMGISLIVIGVGFLQYVLDKGQENDWFSSRVIFVSAMIAGVALVALVVREITHENPIMDLRLLNRRNFAAAAAFSFILGIVLNGSTILLPQFLQNDLGYTAQQAGMALSPGGIALAVMMPVAGILAMKFDPRAIIAIGFAITSFGLFHVTNIYLGVSFNTMIADRVIQVIGIPLIFIPISTLNYVGIPQEKFNQVSGISNFMRNLGGGIGVSLLGNFITQQGQIHRTGLTAHTNHANPFFESQLNAIAASFRAAGAGTAEASHKALAQLSAQVDLQSNALAFVNAFWLMGAVVLLLTPLPFLMCRPSPGEAKASAAMH
- a CDS encoding HlyD family secretion protein produces the protein MSAETETLAVEPVEPPQKTRRVSRVVLGIVLIVLIAAGISWYLYSSGFENTDDAQVDGHLNPVASRIDGTIKAVRVDDNQTVQAGELLVELDPSDDQISLHQAQAQYDQAMAQLGAAHPNLQITRIGNTGDLTSQQAEVVGAEATFAAAQHDLDSAEAKLKESQAVNDRNQADFTRHQTLYDKQEVSRADYDQYKATATAQAQTVVSNQAAVASAQKTVEQRMAQLTEQRSKLKQTENSAPLQVAIREANIKSQQANAESAQAVLEQSRLNLSYGRLIAPVSGVITQRSAEVGARISKGQQLFMIVQTNDLWVTANFKETQLARIHPNQHVRIHVDALIADFDGIVESMPAVTGSRTSVLPPENATGNYVKVIQRLPVRIRFNSGQKDLDKLRPGMSVEPKVSLD